The Streptomyces sp. CC0208 genome window below encodes:
- the glgB gene encoding 1,4-alpha-glucan branching enzyme, giving the protein MTPRPTPSGSDPKKTAKKKVAEKAVTKKASAQKAEPVAKKATAKKAGAGKTAAAPGTGAAGTAAAAGAAAAETAGAAKAGAKKVAAGTAGVVKAVAKKVGAETAGAAEAGGKKAGTEKAAAEKAVARKTVAKKALVKEAGVDKPVVKKAAAKKGAVKKVTAKKATDKKVPAKKVPAKKVTAKKAAAPKPGDETPVAEPVAAPVLAPDEFASLPAASPEVPAADRDRLLSGTHHNPHGVLGAHPVPGGVAFRVFRPYARGVTVVAGDVRAELQDDGEGFFSGLLPLREIPTYRLLVAYEETVQDTEDGYAFLPALGDLDLHLIGEGRHEQLWTVLGAQPMTHQGVTGTRFTVWAPNARGVRVAGTFNFWDPSAFAMRSLGSTGVWELFVPGVGEGELYKFEITRPDGSKTLRADPLARRTEVPPNTSSIIHASHHEWQDQEWLANRAAGAPAHEAPFSVYEIHLPSWRPGLTYRQLAEQLPSYVKDLGFTHVELMPVAEHPFGGSWGYQVTGFYAPTARLGTPDDFKYLVDALHQAGIGVLMDWVPAHFPRDDWALAEFDGRTLYEHEDPLRAAHPDWGTLEFDYGRREVRNFLVANAVYWCEEFHIDGLRVDAVASMLYLDYSREPGQWIPNVHGGRENLDAVDFLQEMNATVYRRVPGVVTIAEESTAWDGVTRATHHMGPGGFGGLGFGLKWNMGWMHDSLDYMAHEPVHRKYHHHEMTFSMVYAYSENYVLPISHDEVVHGKRSLVSKMPGDWWQQRANLRAYLAFMWAHPGKQLLFMGQEFAQGAEWSEAHGPDWWLLDPAYGAEADHRGVRDLVRDLNVVYRHTPALWQRDTDPSGFQWIVGDASEDNVFAFLRYDAEGIPLLSVSNLAPVVRPGYRLGAPDDVPAWLESLNTDAARYGGGDVTNPEIVKPDPQSWHGRPASLQLTLPPLATVWLRPA; this is encoded by the coding sequence GTGACCCCCCGCCCCACCCCCAGCGGTTCGGACCCGAAGAAGACCGCGAAGAAGAAGGTCGCGGAGAAGGCAGTGACCAAGAAGGCCTCGGCGCAGAAGGCGGAGCCGGTGGCCAAGAAGGCGACCGCGAAGAAGGCGGGCGCCGGGAAGACGGCCGCGGCCCCGGGCACGGGGGCTGCGGGTACCGCAGCGGCGGCCGGTGCGGCGGCTGCCGAGACGGCCGGAGCTGCGAAAGCCGGCGCCAAGAAGGTCGCCGCCGGGACAGCCGGTGTCGTGAAGGCCGTGGCCAAGAAGGTCGGCGCTGAAACCGCCGGTGCCGCCGAAGCCGGCGGCAAGAAGGCCGGTACCGAAAAGGCCGCCGCCGAGAAGGCCGTCGCCCGGAAGACCGTGGCCAAGAAGGCGCTGGTCAAGGAGGCGGGCGTCGACAAACCGGTCGTGAAGAAGGCTGCCGCCAAGAAGGGCGCGGTGAAGAAGGTGACGGCGAAGAAGGCGACCGACAAGAAGGTGCCTGCCAAGAAGGTGCCTGCCAAGAAGGTGACCGCCAAGAAGGCCGCGGCGCCGAAGCCGGGCGATGAGACCCCCGTGGCGGAGCCGGTCGCCGCCCCGGTCCTCGCGCCGGACGAATTCGCCTCGCTCCCGGCCGCGTCACCGGAGGTGCCCGCCGCCGACCGGGACCGGCTGCTCTCCGGCACCCACCACAATCCGCACGGGGTGCTGGGAGCCCACCCGGTTCCCGGCGGGGTGGCCTTCCGGGTCTTCCGTCCGTACGCCCGGGGCGTCACGGTCGTGGCCGGGGACGTGCGGGCCGAACTGCAGGACGACGGCGAGGGCTTCTTCTCCGGCCTGCTGCCGCTGCGGGAGATCCCCACCTACCGGCTGCTCGTCGCGTACGAGGAGACGGTCCAGGACACCGAGGACGGGTACGCCTTCCTGCCCGCGCTCGGCGACCTCGACCTGCATCTGATCGGCGAGGGCCGGCACGAGCAGCTGTGGACCGTGCTGGGCGCGCAGCCCATGACCCACCAGGGCGTGACGGGGACCCGCTTCACGGTGTGGGCGCCGAACGCGCGCGGTGTGCGGGTGGCCGGCACCTTCAACTTCTGGGACCCCTCGGCGTTCGCGATGCGCTCGCTCGGCTCCACCGGGGTCTGGGAGCTGTTCGTGCCCGGTGTCGGCGAGGGCGAGCTGTACAAGTTCGAGATCACCCGCCCCGACGGCTCCAAGACCCTGCGCGCGGACCCGCTGGCCCGCCGCACGGAGGTCCCGCCCAACACCTCCTCGATCATCCACGCCTCGCACCACGAGTGGCAGGACCAGGAGTGGCTGGCGAACCGGGCGGCCGGCGCCCCCGCCCACGAGGCCCCCTTCTCGGTCTACGAGATCCATCTCCCCTCCTGGCGACCCGGCCTGACCTACCGTCAGCTCGCCGAGCAACTGCCCTCCTACGTCAAGGACCTGGGCTTCACCCACGTCGAGCTGATGCCGGTCGCCGAGCACCCCTTCGGCGGCTCCTGGGGCTACCAGGTCACCGGCTTCTACGCGCCCACGGCCCGGCTGGGCACCCCCGACGACTTCAAGTACCTCGTCGACGCGCTCCACCAGGCCGGGATCGGCGTACTGATGGACTGGGTGCCGGCCCACTTCCCGCGCGACGACTGGGCGCTCGCCGAGTTCGACGGCCGCACCCTGTACGAACACGAGGACCCGCTCCGCGCGGCCCACCCCGACTGGGGCACGCTGGAGTTCGACTACGGACGCCGGGAGGTGCGCAACTTCCTGGTGGCCAACGCCGTGTACTGGTGCGAGGAGTTCCACATCGACGGCCTGCGGGTCGACGCGGTCGCCTCGATGCTCTACCTCGACTACTCGCGCGAGCCGGGCCAGTGGATCCCCAACGTGCACGGCGGCCGGGAGAACCTGGACGCGGTGGACTTCCTCCAGGAGATGAACGCGACGGTCTACCGCCGGGTGCCGGGCGTGGTGACGATCGCGGAGGAGTCCACGGCCTGGGACGGCGTGACGCGGGCGACGCACCACATGGGCCCGGGCGGCTTCGGCGGCCTCGGCTTCGGCCTGAAGTGGAACATGGGCTGGATGCACGACTCACTGGACTACATGGCCCACGAGCCGGTGCACCGCAAGTACCACCACCACGAGATGACGTTCTCGATGGTGTACGCGTACAGCGAGAACTACGTCCTGCCGATCTCCCACGACGAGGTGGTGCACGGCAAACGCTCACTGGTCTCGAAGATGCCGGGCGACTGGTGGCAGCAGCGTGCCAATCTCCGTGCCTACCTGGCCTTCATGTGGGCGCATCCCGGCAAGCAACTCCTGTTCATGGGCCAGGAGTTCGCCCAGGGCGCCGAGTGGTCGGAGGCCCACGGTCCCGACTGGTGGCTGCTCGACCCGGCGTACGGCGCCGAGGCGGACCACCGGGGCGTCCGCGACCTGGTCCGCGACCTGAACGTCGTGTACCGCCACACCCCGGCCCTGTGGCAGCGCGACACGGACCCCTCGGGCTTCCAGTGGATCGTGGGCGACGCGTCGGAGGACAACGTCTTCGCCTTCCTGAGGTACGACGCGGAAGGGATCCCCCTGCTGTCGGTGTCCAACCTCGCCCCGGTGGTCCGCCCCGGCTACCGCCTGGGCGCCCCGGACGACGTCCCGGCCTGGCTGGAGTCCCTGAACACGGACGCCGCCAGGTACGGCGGCGGCGACGTGACCAATCCGGAGATCGTGAAGCCGGACCCGCAGAGCTGGCACGGCCGCCCGGCCAGCCTCCAGCTGACGCTGCCGCCCCTGGCCACGGTGTGGCTGCGCCCGGCCTGA
- a CDS encoding UvrD-helicase domain-containing protein, which translates to MRQEQEFIDGLYAHVDALRGDTEASVTDALGQGNTPMQARLERDILVAERSGLLAALNAVDGSLCFGRIDFTSGTTHHIGRIGLRTEDADRTPILIDWRADVARPFYLATGHTPMGLRRRRHIGTEGRRVTDLHDEILDLGDQERTGHEDPTGDAVLLAALNSARTGRMSDIVQTIQAEQDEIIRAPHRGVLVVEGGPGTGKTAVALHRAAYLLYEHRELLAKRAVLIVGPNPAFLGYIGEVLPSLGETGVLLATVGELFPGVKATATDSRAAAAVKGRAAMADVLADVVRDWQALPDPVIAIEHDREILMLDDGLVKVAREKTRAARLPHNVAREHFEGHILNTLTDMVAERIGTDPFDGTNLLDPSDITQIRDELAENPEVWAAIDQLWPRLTPQRLVADFLADPVGYLPDEDAAAIRRPVSRGWTVADVPLLDEAAELLGVDERLARARAERERESQVAYAQGVLDVSYASRTYEFDDKDEEDSEVLSAHDIIDAERFAERQEEDDHRSAAERAAADRTWAFGHIIVDEAQELSPMAWRLLMRRSPTRSMTLVGDPAQTAEAAGVGSWQQILQPYVQDRWEHARLGVNYRTPAEIMELAAAVVRASDPGFEPPSSVRSTGVRPWVRATDDLPGAVAEAVKELTPAEGRLAVIAPRHLHRRLAARLDGVTAGAEPDLTHPVVLLDPRQSKGLEFDSVLVVEPGLYGTSDLYVALTRATQRLGVLHTGRLPKALVTT; encoded by the coding sequence TTGCGGCAGGAACAGGAATTCATCGACGGGCTGTACGCACATGTGGACGCCCTGCGCGGCGACACCGAGGCCTCCGTCACGGACGCGCTCGGCCAGGGCAACACCCCGATGCAGGCCCGGCTGGAGCGGGACATCCTGGTCGCCGAGCGCTCGGGGCTGCTGGCCGCGCTGAACGCGGTCGACGGCTCCCTCTGCTTCGGCCGGATCGACTTCACCTCGGGCACCACTCATCACATCGGCCGGATCGGACTGCGCACCGAGGACGCCGACCGCACCCCGATCCTCATCGACTGGCGGGCCGACGTCGCCCGCCCCTTCTACCTGGCCACCGGCCACACCCCGATGGGCCTGCGCCGCCGTCGGCACATCGGCACCGAGGGCCGGCGGGTGACCGACCTGCACGACGAGATCCTCGACCTGGGCGACCAGGAACGGACCGGCCACGAGGACCCGACCGGCGACGCCGTACTGCTCGCCGCGCTCAACTCCGCGCGCACCGGCCGCATGAGCGACATCGTGCAGACCATCCAGGCCGAGCAGGACGAGATCATCCGCGCCCCCCACCGCGGGGTACTGGTGGTGGAGGGCGGCCCTGGCACCGGCAAGACGGCCGTCGCCCTGCACCGGGCCGCGTATCTCCTGTACGAACACCGGGAGCTGCTGGCCAAGCGGGCGGTGCTGATCGTCGGCCCCAACCCCGCCTTCCTCGGCTACATCGGCGAGGTGCTGCCCTCGCTGGGCGAGACGGGCGTGCTGCTCGCGACGGTCGGGGAGCTCTTCCCCGGCGTGAAGGCGACGGCGACCGACAGCCGTGCCGCGGCCGCGGTGAAGGGGCGCGCCGCCATGGCGGACGTCCTCGCCGACGTCGTACGCGACTGGCAGGCACTGCCCGACCCGGTGATCGCGATCGAGCACGACCGCGAGATCCTCATGCTCGACGACGGCCTGGTCAAGGTCGCCCGCGAGAAGACCCGCGCCGCCCGGCTGCCGCACAACGTCGCCCGTGAGCACTTCGAGGGCCACATCCTCAACACGCTCACCGACATGGTCGCCGAACGCATCGGCACGGACCCCTTCGACGGGACCAATCTGCTGGACCCGAGCGACATCACGCAGATCCGCGACGAACTCGCCGAGAACCCCGAGGTCTGGGCCGCCATCGACCAGTTGTGGCCGCGCCTGACCCCGCAGCGCTTGGTCGCCGACTTCCTCGCCGACCCCGTCGGCTACCTCCCTGACGAGGACGCGGCCGCGATCCGCCGCCCGGTCAGCCGCGGCTGGACCGTGGCGGACGTGCCACTGCTCGACGAGGCGGCCGAACTCCTCGGCGTGGACGAGCGGTTGGCGCGGGCCCGGGCCGAGCGCGAGCGCGAGTCCCAGGTCGCGTACGCACAGGGCGTGCTGGACGTCTCGTACGCCTCGCGCACCTACGAGTTCGACGACAAGGACGAGGAGGACTCCGAGGTCCTGTCCGCGCACGACATCATCGACGCCGAGCGGTTCGCCGAGCGGCAGGAGGAGGACGACCACCGCAGCGCCGCCGAGCGCGCGGCGGCCGACCGCACCTGGGCGTTCGGGCACATCATCGTCGACGAGGCGCAGGAACTGTCGCCGATGGCCTGGCGGTTGCTCATGCGGCGCAGTCCGACCCGCTCGATGACCCTGGTCGGGGACCCGGCGCAGACCGCGGAGGCGGCGGGCGTGGGTTCCTGGCAGCAGATCCTTCAGCCGTACGTCCAGGACCGCTGGGAGCACGCGCGGCTGGGCGTCAACTACCGCACCCCGGCCGAGATCATGGAGCTCGCGGCGGCCGTGGTGCGCGCGTCGGACCCCGGCTTCGAGCCGCCGAGCTCGGTACGGTCGACGGGGGTACGGCCGTGGGTGCGGGCCACCGACGACCTGCCCGGCGCGGTCGCGGAGGCGGTGAAGGAGCTGACCCCCGCCGAGGGCCGGCTCGCGGTCATCGCCCCCCGCCATCTGCACCGCAGGCTCGCGGCCCGTCTCGACGGGGTGACGGCGGGCGCGGAACCCGACCTGACGCACCCCGTCGTGCTCCTCGACCCCCGGCAGTCGAAGGGGCTCGAGTTCGACTCCGTGCTCGTGGTCGAGCCGGGCCTCTACGGCACGAGCGACCTGTATGTGGCGCTGACCCGGGCAACCCAGCGGCTGGGCGTGCTGCACACGGGCCGGCTGCCGAAGGCGCTGGTCACCACCTGA
- a CDS encoding thioredoxin domain-containing protein, protein MIRAAGVAEVTDTDFEAEVLGSELPVLVEFTADWCPPCRQMGPVLTAVAAQEGERLKVVQLDVDTNPLTTNAYKVLSMPTFMVFRDGEPVRSMVGARPKRRLLEELTDVL, encoded by the coding sequence ATGATCAGAGCAGCGGGTGTGGCCGAAGTGACGGACACGGACTTCGAGGCGGAGGTGCTCGGTTCGGAGCTGCCGGTGCTGGTGGAATTCACCGCCGACTGGTGTCCGCCGTGCCGGCAGATGGGGCCGGTGCTCACGGCTGTCGCCGCTCAGGAGGGCGAGCGGCTCAAGGTCGTCCAGTTGGACGTCGACACCAATCCGCTGACCACGAACGCGTACAAGGTGCTGTCGATGCCCACCTTCATGGTGTTCCGGGACGGGGAGCCCGTGCGGTCGATGGTGGGGGCGAGGCCCAAGCGGCGGCTGCTGGAGGAGCTGACCGACGTGCTGTGA
- a CDS encoding MerR family transcriptional regulator, which yields MRIGELAARAGTTTRTLRYYEARGLLPARRGHNGYRTYDEDDLRLLRQIRTLQDFGFDLEETRPFVECLRAGHPEGDSCPASLAVYRRKLGELDALIGELQTVRAQVGQQLERAERARAELAADAEVPGGPEPVCELGGDHR from the coding sequence ATGCGAATCGGCGAGCTGGCCGCACGGGCCGGAACCACGACGCGGACGCTGCGCTACTACGAGGCGCGGGGGCTGCTGCCCGCGCGGCGCGGGCACAACGGATACCGGACCTACGACGAGGACGACCTGAGGCTGCTCCGGCAGATCCGGACGCTCCAGGACTTCGGGTTCGACCTGGAGGAGACGCGGCCCTTCGTGGAGTGTCTGCGGGCCGGCCATCCCGAGGGCGACTCGTGTCCCGCCTCGCTCGCGGTCTACCGGCGCAAGCTCGGTGAACTGGACGCGCTGATCGGTGAGTTGCAGACCGTGCGCGCCCAGGTCGGGCAGCAGCTGGAGCGGGCCGAGCGGGCGCGCGCCGAGCTGGCCGCCGACGCGGAGGTTCCGGGCGGTCCGGAGCCGGTGTGCGAACTGGGAGGGGACCACAGATGA
- a CDS encoding maleylpyruvate isomerase family mycothiol-dependent enzyme translates to MIPVGAVLDTGELWQIVDRERASLADLLEGLSPEQWERRTRCGDWRVRDVAAHLTVAARFSSGQVVREMVRARGNWNRMIHDSAVREAELPVAEIVANLRSIIGSRRLAPTTSPHEPLLDLLVHGQDIALALGRERPVPPVAARDAAERVWTMRFPPRPWPLPKARLVATDIEWTRGAGEEIRGPVTSLLLLLTGRPEAAREWAERTGEPWTGVTASR, encoded by the coding sequence GTGATTCCCGTGGGTGCAGTGCTGGACACCGGCGAGCTCTGGCAGATCGTCGACCGGGAGCGGGCGAGCCTGGCCGACCTGCTGGAGGGCCTGAGTCCGGAGCAGTGGGAGAGGCGCACGCGCTGCGGGGACTGGCGGGTCAGGGACGTCGCCGCGCATCTGACGGTCGCGGCGCGTTTCTCCTCCGGTCAGGTCGTACGGGAGATGGTCCGCGCCCGGGGGAACTGGAACCGGATGATCCATGACTCGGCGGTCCGCGAGGCCGAACTGCCGGTCGCGGAGATCGTCGCCAACCTGCGTTCGATCATCGGCTCCCGCCGCCTCGCGCCGACCACCTCGCCCCACGAACCCCTCCTCGACCTCCTCGTCCACGGCCAGGACATCGCCCTCGCCCTCGGCCGTGAGCGCCCGGTGCCGCCGGTGGCCGCCCGGGACGCCGCCGAGCGGGTGTGGACCATGCGGTTCCCGCCCCGCCCCTGGCCCCTGCCGAAGGCACGGCTCGTCGCCACCGACATCGAATGGACGCGCGGGGCCGGTGAGGAGATCCGCGGTCCCGTCACCTCCCTGCTCCTGCTGCTCACCGGACGCCCGGAAGCGGCCCGGGAGTGGGCGGAGCGCACCGGGGAGCCGTGGACGGGGGTCACGGCTTCCCGGTGA
- a CDS encoding MarR family transcriptional regulator — MVAESELNTGLLLFLPYRALENRIFAALAEAGFDDFTPAQARVMQRIGPDGTRLTELAEQAQITKQTAGFLVDQLEKAGYVTRVPDPTDKRARLVRGAAKAWAAKEVADGVVAEVEKEWEEHLGRRRMKQLREALTLLREITDPWA; from the coding sequence ATGGTGGCGGAGAGCGAGCTCAACACGGGGCTGCTCCTGTTCCTGCCGTACCGGGCCCTGGAGAATCGAATCTTCGCCGCGCTCGCGGAAGCCGGCTTCGACGACTTCACACCCGCCCAGGCCCGGGTCATGCAACGGATCGGTCCCGACGGCACCCGGCTGACGGAACTGGCCGAGCAGGCCCAGATCACCAAGCAGACCGCGGGCTTCCTGGTCGACCAGCTGGAGAAGGCGGGCTATGTCACCCGCGTCCCGGACCCGACCGACAAGCGGGCCCGGCTGGTGCGGGGCGCGGCGAAGGCGTGGGCGGCGAAGGAGGTCGCCGACGGGGTGGTCGCCGAGGTGGAGAAGGAGTGGGAGGAGCATCTCGGCAGGCGGCGCATGAAGCAGCTGCGTGAGGCGCTGACCCTGCTGCGGGAGATCACGGATCCGTGGGCCTAG
- a CDS encoding DUF2127 domain-containing protein — MKIDWDRRTCARRGHVTYAPDEPRLRERLHAETALGGAWRCLRCGDFALGEPHGSGPADHAPLVPRGKVLRDLFVLRFLAIERAVRGVFIVLAAVAVWKFSNSQDAVRRLFDEYLDVFRPVFRHFHYDLDHSPIVDTVQKTFGYKHNTLVLVAVLLLAYALIELVEAVGLWYAKRWAEYLTVVATAAFLPLEIYELTERISWLKIATLFLNILAVLYILLAKRLFGLRGGHRAFEEERQSASLLEVEEAGGLREVSASGQASRHP; from the coding sequence ATGAAGATCGACTGGGACCGGCGGACGTGCGCCCGCCGCGGGCATGTGACGTACGCGCCGGACGAACCCCGCCTCAGGGAGCGGCTGCACGCCGAGACCGCCTTGGGCGGGGCGTGGCGCTGCCTGCGCTGCGGCGACTTCGCCCTCGGTGAGCCGCACGGTTCGGGCCCCGCGGACCACGCGCCCCTCGTGCCGCGCGGCAAGGTGCTCAGGGACCTGTTCGTGCTGCGCTTCCTCGCGATCGAGCGGGCGGTGCGCGGGGTGTTCATCGTGCTGGCCGCGGTGGCGGTGTGGAAGTTCAGCAACAGCCAGGACGCGGTGCGCCGGCTCTTCGACGAGTATCTGGACGTCTTCCGGCCGGTGTTCCGGCACTTCCACTACGACCTCGACCACTCACCGATCGTCGACACCGTCCAGAAGACGTTCGGGTACAAGCACAACACCCTTGTCCTGGTGGCCGTGCTGCTGCTCGCGTACGCCCTGATCGAACTCGTCGAGGCGGTCGGACTCTGGTACGCCAAGCGCTGGGCGGAGTACCTGACGGTGGTCGCGACCGCTGCGTTCCTTCCACTGGAGATCTACGAACTCACCGAGCGCATCAGCTGGTTGAAGATCGCCACGCTGTTCCTCAACATCCTCGCCGTCCTCTACATCCTCCTGGCCAAGCGCCTGTTCGGCCTGCGCGGCGGTCACCGGGCCTTCGAGGAGGAACGGCAGAGCGCGTCGCTGCTGGAGGTCGAGGAGGCCGGCGGTCTGCGTGAGGTCAGCGCATCCGGTCAGGCGTCTCGACACCCGTGA
- a CDS encoding MFS transporter — MRLVMTEPVEKMERPYARRWWALLVLCLSLLIIVMANTALTVAAPDMTEDLGLSSADLQWVIDGYTVPYAALMLLFGAVGDKYSRRGALLLGLGVFGGGAVLGFFADSATTVIAARAVMGTGAAMIMPATLSLLAATFPRGERAKAITVWTATSGVAIAAGPLVAGALLEHHAWTSTFLINVPIAAVALVAALVLVPPSRAARHGRIDYVGGLLSVVWIGALVYMIIEGPHFGWHARAIAAALVAGIGLALFVAWELRHPRPVVDVRRFTDRGFAGANLAVALFFLAVFGAFYYLTQDLQFVLGYSALETGLRMLPLAGAVFAGSALTGFLTPRVGMKWTVTAGMVGGTAALALLTRIDASSSYGDFVAPLMVLGLAIGLALSPATDAIMGAFPESELGVGGAVNDTSIELGGSLGIAILGSLLATSYSDHLSDATAGSKLPASALESAQDSVGAGYTVAQGLGEKARQVAGQAAKAADPQQAAQLKAQAGQLASGARQMADVVGSSFSDAVAHTSLVGAIVLGVGTVLVAVLLPGRKPAEPASVTEEEKELVGTR, encoded by the coding sequence ATGCGACTCGTCATGACCGAACCGGTCGAGAAGATGGAGCGCCCCTACGCCCGCCGCTGGTGGGCACTCCTCGTCCTCTGCCTGAGCCTGCTGATCATCGTGATGGCGAACACCGCCCTCACGGTCGCGGCCCCCGACATGACCGAGGACCTCGGCCTGTCCAGCGCCGACCTGCAGTGGGTCATCGACGGCTACACCGTCCCGTACGCCGCCCTGATGCTGCTGTTCGGCGCCGTCGGCGACAAGTACAGCCGCCGCGGCGCGCTCCTGCTGGGCCTCGGGGTCTTCGGCGGCGGCGCGGTCCTCGGCTTCTTCGCCGACAGCGCCACGACCGTCATCGCGGCCCGCGCGGTGATGGGCACCGGCGCCGCGATGATCATGCCGGCCACGCTGTCCCTGCTCGCCGCGACCTTCCCGCGCGGTGAGCGCGCCAAGGCGATCACCGTGTGGACCGCCACCTCGGGTGTCGCGATCGCGGCCGGACCGCTCGTCGCGGGCGCGCTCCTGGAGCACCACGCCTGGACGTCGACGTTCCTGATCAACGTCCCGATCGCGGCCGTGGCGCTGGTCGCCGCCCTCGTCCTCGTCCCGCCGTCCAGGGCCGCGCGGCACGGCCGTATCGACTACGTCGGCGGTCTGCTGTCGGTCGTGTGGATCGGCGCGCTGGTCTACATGATCATCGAGGGTCCGCACTTCGGCTGGCACGCCAGGGCGATCGCCGCCGCGCTGGTCGCGGGCATCGGCCTCGCGCTCTTCGTCGCCTGGGAGCTGCGCCACCCGCGCCCCGTCGTCGACGTCCGCCGCTTCACCGACCGCGGCTTCGCGGGCGCCAACCTCGCCGTCGCCCTGTTCTTCCTGGCCGTCTTCGGCGCCTTCTACTACCTCACCCAGGACCTCCAGTTCGTCCTCGGCTACAGCGCCCTGGAGACCGGCCTGCGCATGCTGCCGCTGGCCGGCGCGGTCTTCGCCGGCTCCGCCCTCACCGGGTTCCTCACCCCGCGGGTCGGCATGAAGTGGACGGTCACCGCGGGCATGGTCGGCGGCACGGCGGCCCTCGCGCTGCTCACCCGGATCGACGCGAGTTCGTCGTACGGCGATTTCGTCGCGCCCCTGATGGTGCTGGGCCTGGCGATCGGCCTCGCCCTCTCGCCCGCCACAGACGCGATCATGGGAGCCTTCCCCGAGTCCGAGCTGGGCGTCGGCGGTGCGGTGAACGACACCTCGATCGAACTCGGCGGCTCGCTCGGCATCGCGATCCTCGGCTCGCTGCTGGCCACCTCCTACTCGGACCACCTCTCCGACGCGACCGCCGGCAGCAAGCTCCCGGCCTCGGCGCTGGAGAGCGCGCAGGACTCCGTGGGCGCCGGATACACGGTCGCGCAGGGCCTCGGCGAGAAGGCCCGGCAGGTCGCGGGGCAGGCCGCGAAGGCCGCCGACCCCCAGCAGGCGGCCCAGCTGAAGGCGCAGGCGGGGCAACTCGCCTCCGGTGCCCGGCAGATGGCGGACGTGGTCGGCTCGTCCTTCTCCGACGCGGTGGCGCACACCAGCCTGGTCGGAGCGATCGTGCTGGGCGTCGGGACGGTACTGGTCGCGGTGCTGCTGCCCGGCCGCAAGCCCGCCGAGCCCGCTTCCGTGACCGAGGAGGAGAAGGAGCTGGTCGGCACCCGCTGA
- a CDS encoding TetR/AcrR family transcriptional regulator, with amino-acid sequence MTTGHSSRADANRRRILDIALAELLRDPDASMDQIARAAGVVRRTVYGHFPSREALIGTLVDGAVEAVAAAHAAGRAGSEDLAQAVAGSVLAVWKVADRYRILVALAQRSVTVQGIRERLAPVRDACTELLQRGLDEGVFVSPLPAPALAYVHEQMMFAVMEAVNDGLLDAEEAGRSTAVTVLTAAGVPASLATALVARLSD; translated from the coding sequence ATGACCACGGGCCACTCCAGTCGCGCCGACGCCAACCGACGCCGCATCCTCGACATCGCACTCGCCGAACTGCTGCGGGACCCCGACGCGTCCATGGACCAGATCGCGCGCGCCGCCGGTGTCGTACGGCGGACCGTGTACGGCCACTTCCCGAGCCGTGAGGCGCTGATCGGCACGCTCGTCGACGGAGCCGTGGAGGCGGTGGCGGCCGCGCACGCGGCGGGACGCGCGGGGAGCGAGGACCTGGCGCAGGCCGTCGCGGGCTCCGTGCTCGCGGTCTGGAAGGTCGCCGACCGCTACCGCATCCTCGTCGCACTCGCCCAGCGCAGCGTCACGGTGCAGGGCATCCGCGAACGGCTCGCCCCCGTGCGGGACGCCTGCACCGAACTGCTCCAGCGCGGTCTGGACGAGGGCGTCTTCGTCTCACCGCTGCCCGCGCCCGCGCTGGCGTACGTCCACGAACAGATGATGTTCGCGGTGATGGAGGCGGTGAACGACGGGCTGCTGGACGCGGAGGAGGCGGGCCGCTCCACCGCGGTCACCGTTCTGACCGCGGCGGGCGTACCCGCCTCTCTGGCCACCGCGCTGGTGGCGAGACTGAGCGACTGA